The following is a genomic window from Lysinibacillus sp. G4S2.
TGATCCCCAAGGAGTCGCCCAGTCGGAACGAAAATCAACTAATATACAGCGCGTATATTTTAAAAAATGTCATCCACAACTTTTGGTGATGAGCCAGATAAAGATATACTAACCAAATATTTCTTTTATTTAGATTTATGGTATCAGATCTTGTATCACAAAACAAAAAAGCTTGGTAGAAACCTTATTAGATAAGGCTCTCCAAGCTTTTTCTAGCTGTTATTTAATTATTCCCACTCAATAGTTGCAGGTGGCTTAGATGTAATATCATACAGCACGCGGTTCACGTGTTTTACTTCGTTTACTAGGCGAACAGAGATTTTCTCTAATACATCCCAAGGAATGCGTGCCCAATCAGAAGTCATACCGTCGATAGATGTTACCGCACGGATACCGATTGCGTAGTCATACGTACGAGCATCGCCCATTACGCCAACTGAACGGATGTCCGGTAATACCGTGAAGTATTGCCAGATGTCACGATCAAGACCAGCTTTGGCGATTTCTTCACGTAGGATGAAATCAGATTCGCGTACGATTTCTAGTTTTTCTTCTGTTACTTCACCAAGTACACGGATACCTAGACCAGGACCTGGGAATGGTTGACGCCAAACGATTTTTTCATCAAGACCAAGCTCTAGCCCTAATGCGCGCACTTCATCTTTAAATAATGTGTTAAGTGGCTCAATTAATTTGAATTGCATGTCTTCTGGAAGACCACCAACGTTATGGTGTGATTTAATAGTTTGGGCAGTTGCTGTACCAGATTCAATGATATCTGTATAAAGTGTACCTTGTGCTAAGAAGTCCATTCCTTCAAGTTTAGACGCTTCTTCATCGAATACGTAAATAAATTCGTTACCGATAATTTTACGTTTTTTCTCTGGGTCAGAAACGCCAGCAAGCTTATCCATGAAACGTTGACGTGCATCAATTTTAATAAGATTCATGTCAAAGTCTTCAGTGAATGTTTTCATTACTTGTTCAACTTCACCTTTACGGTTTAAGTTGTGGTCTACGAACATA
Proteins encoded in this region:
- the guaA gene encoding glutamine-hydrolyzing GMP synthase, which produces MSASPLLKEQEKIVVLDFGSQFNQLITRRIREFGVFSELHPHTITAEEIKDMNAAGIIFSGGPNSVYDANAFHVDPAIFELGLPILGICYGMQLMAHTQGGKVEGAETREYGKAEIQVTASNKLFGELPTEQIVWMSHGDHVTEVPAGFEVIATSAACPIAAMANVERKLYAVQFHPEVRHSVYGNDLLRQFVFDVCEAKGDWSMANFIELEIAKIREIVGDKKVLCALSGGVDSSVVAVLIHKAIGDQLTCMFVDHNLNRKGEVEQVMKTFTEDFDMNLIKIDARQRFMDKLAGVSDPEKKRKIIGNEFIYVFDEEASKLEGMDFLAQGTLYTDIIESGTATAQTIKSHHNVGGLPEDMQFKLIEPLNTLFKDEVRALGLELGLDEKIVWRQPFPGPGLGIRVLGEVTEEKLEIVRESDFILREEIAKAGLDRDIWQYFTVLPDIRSVGVMGDARTYDYAIGIRAVTSIDGMTSDWARIPWDVLEKISVRLVNEVKHVNRVLYDITSKPPATIEWE